From one Planococcus citri chromosome 3, ihPlaCitr1.1, whole genome shotgun sequence genomic stretch:
- the LOC135840305 gene encoding mediator of RNA polymerase II transcription subunit 27-like, giving the protein MESNPMCMALSAVKVLRLEVGNLFSTLSAGVKEEHGEEGREFISEIQSMLSAINHRYRELEQTVNNIKIPPGSLMLSNSSYFAQENSTDKQNLYSPLVRSHKWSDKVHKYSAFAHSILNANSLKKSIIFTSNNNKRKRPQTASHNISPQTMEAFIASMDRMFKDMNIQICRAFTTSTVVQVTLGRILQATVALKGFVIEWVVVRGYTESCNSPADLMSESRYHVFRRISDHAQAATLHFADFAMPIAMPNVHELATKSFLTWLHSYSSLFTNVCKQCGKHSYDCYPPTWRDFKNCDPYHFECKP; this is encoded by the exons atggagtCAAATCCGATGTGTATGGCTCTATCAGCCGTCAAAGTGTTACGTCTCGAAGTAGGCAATTTATTTTCTACTTTGAGCGCCGGTGTCAAAGAAGAACATGGTGAAGAAGGACGAGAGTTCATCTCCGAAATCCAAAGCATGCTCAGTGCTATTAATCATCGTTATAG GGAATTGGAACAAACGGTTAATAACATCAAAATACCGCCTGGAAGCCTAATGCTATCGAATAGTAGTTATTTTGCCCAAGAAAACAGCACAGATAAACAGAATTTATACAGTCCTTTGGTCCGGAGTCATAAATGGAGCGATAAG gtacataaatacaGTGCTTTTGCCCATTCTATATTAAACGCTAATTCATTGAAGAAATCCATCATATTTActtctaataataataaacgaaaAAGACCGCAAACTGCTTCGCACAATATTAGTCCTCA AACTATGGAAGCATTTATCGCCAGTATGGATCGTATGTTTAAAGATATGAATATTCAAATTTGCAGAGCTTTCACCACAAGTACCGTCGTTCAA gTTACTTTGGGTAGAATACTTCAAGCAACTGTGGCGTTAAAAGGATTCGTTATCGAATGGGTTGTGGTTAGAGGATACACCGAATCTTGCAATTCACCGGCTGATTTAATGTCTGAATCAAGGTATCATGTATTTCGTCGAATAAGTGATCATGCTCAAGCAGCGACGCTCCATTTTGCCGATTTCGCGATGCCTATTGCTATGCCAAACGTGCATGAATTAGCTACCAAATCTTTTTTG ACATGGTTGCATAGTTATTCGTCTCTTTTTACCAATGTTTGTAAGCAGTGCGGTAAGCATTCGTACGATTGTTATCCTCCTACGTGgagagatttcaaaaattgcgatcCTTATCATTTTGAGTGTAAACCTTGA